The following proteins are co-located in the Acinetobacter sp. NCu2D-2 genome:
- a CDS encoding cation:proton antiporter, which yields MPHDVDLIILLAVGFGLALVFGYIAARLRLPPLIGYLIAGIIISPNTPGIVGEINLANQLAELGVMFLMFGVGMHFSLNDLMQVRRIALPGAILQIAVATLLGVGVSMLWGWSFGTALVFGLSLSCASTVVLLKALGDRGLLESINGKIAVGWLLVEDLVMVLALVLLPATAVLLGGQALQGSSSDQNVWITLGITLLKVAGFIAFMLIIGKRLVPMIMQFVARLGSRELFTLTVVAAAISIAFGAYKVFGVSMALGAFFAGMVVKESDFSHRAEEETLPLREIFSILFFVSVGMLFDPRILIEQPLHVLSVVGIIMIGKTIAAMALVLFFRYPINTALTVGASLAQIGEFSFILAALGVSLNLLSLEGQNLILAGALISITLNSFIFSAIEPVQTWIRERSSLARLLERSGDPLAMLPDEVSQDYLRDQVVMIGHGEVGRRVTRSLMDQNIKVVIAEENREIVENLRAKGIAAVSGAATEPSVLIQAHIQHARLLVISPMDIIDIHKIVDIAKTLNPKIQVLLCAESKEEAEVIRRDNVGQVYYAKEEMAKNMSEHILHQIHIAHEHSPSH from the coding sequence GTGCCACATGACGTAGATCTCATCATATTACTAGCGGTAGGTTTTGGTCTTGCACTTGTGTTTGGCTATATAGCAGCACGCTTACGACTCCCCCCTCTTATCGGATATTTAATTGCGGGCATTATCATTAGCCCGAACACACCGGGTATTGTCGGTGAAATTAATCTTGCCAATCAGTTGGCTGAACTCGGCGTCATGTTCCTGATGTTTGGTGTCGGGATGCACTTTTCCCTCAATGACCTGATGCAGGTAAGGCGTATTGCCCTGCCTGGTGCGATTCTGCAAATTGCAGTAGCAACCTTGCTCGGTGTTGGTGTCTCTATGCTCTGGGGCTGGAGTTTTGGTACTGCCCTGGTCTTTGGTCTGAGTCTATCGTGTGCCAGTACCGTTGTACTCCTGAAAGCCCTTGGCGATCGTGGTCTACTCGAGTCCATTAACGGTAAAATCGCCGTTGGCTGGCTGCTGGTTGAAGATCTGGTCATGGTTCTGGCATTGGTATTGCTACCTGCAACCGCAGTATTGCTCGGTGGTCAGGCACTGCAAGGTAGTAGTAGCGATCAGAATGTCTGGATCACCTTAGGCATTACCTTGCTCAAAGTAGCCGGCTTTATTGCTTTCATGCTGATTATTGGTAAACGTTTAGTGCCAATGATCATGCAGTTTGTTGCCCGCTTAGGTTCTCGTGAACTCTTTACCTTAACAGTGGTGGCAGCAGCAATTTCGATTGCCTTCGGTGCATACAAAGTCTTTGGTGTTTCAATGGCACTCGGTGCATTCTTCGCGGGGATGGTGGTTAAAGAATCTGACTTTAGCCATCGTGCTGAAGAAGAAACTTTACCTTTGCGTGAAATTTTTTCAATTTTATTCTTCGTTTCAGTCGGGATGTTATTCGACCCAAGAATTTTGATTGAACAACCCCTACATGTACTCTCTGTTGTTGGCATCATTATGATTGGTAAGACCATTGCGGCCATGGCATTGGTTTTATTCTTCCGTTATCCAATCAATACTGCTCTTACAGTTGGGGCATCGCTTGCACAAATTGGTGAATTCTCATTTATTTTGGCAGCGCTTGGTGTGTCACTGAACTTACTGTCGCTTGAAGGCCAAAACCTAATTTTGGCAGGTGCACTCATTTCAATTACTTTGAACTCATTTATTTTCTCTGCAATTGAACCAGTTCAAACATGGATTCGTGAGCGCTCGTCATTGGCACGTTTACTTGAACGTAGTGGTGACCCCTTGGCGATGCTTCCAGATGAGGTCTCACAGGACTACCTGCGCGATCAGGTGGTGATGATTGGTCATGGTGAGGTCGGTCGTCGTGTGACTCGCTCTTTAATGGATCAAAACATTAAAGTCGTGATTGCAGAAGAAAATCGTGAGATTGTAGAAAATTTACGTGCTAAAGGTATTGCTGCCGTTTCAGGTGCAGCCACTGAACCTAGCGTTTTAATTCAAGCACATATTCAGCATGCACGCCTGCTCGTGATCTCCCCGATGGACATTATCGACATTCATAAAATCGTGGATATCGCAAAAACTTTAAATCCTAAAATTCAGGTCTTGCTATGTGCTGAAAGCAAGGAAGAAGCTGAGGTCATTCGTCGTGACAATGTTGGTCAGGTTTATTATGCAAAAGAGGAAATGGCAAAAAATATGAGCGAACATATTTTGCATCAGATCCACATTGCGCATGAGCATAGCCCTTCACACTAA
- the rpmG gene encoding 50S ribosomal protein L33 produces MRDKIRLVSSAGTGYFYTTTKNKRTMPEKMEIKKFDPKIRQHVIFKEAKIK; encoded by the coding sequence ATGCGTGATAAGATTCGCTTAGTTTCTTCAGCTGGTACAGGTTATTTCTATACCACTACTAAGAACAAACGTACTATGCCGGAAAAAATGGAAATCAAAAAATTTGATCCAAAAATCCGTCAACATGTAATCTTCAAAGAAGCTAAAATTAAATAA
- the rpmB gene encoding 50S ribosomal protein L28: MSKVCQVTGKRPVVGNNVSHANNKTKRRFEPNLHHHRFWLESEKRFVRLRLTTKGMRIIDKLGIEKVVADLRAQGQKI, from the coding sequence ATGTCTAAGGTTTGCCAAGTTACCGGCAAGCGTCCAGTCGTTGGTAACAACGTCTCACACGCCAACAACAAAACTAAGCGCCGGTTCGAGCCGAACCTGCACCACCACCGTTTCTGGTTAGAAAGCGAAAAACGTTTCGTACGTCTTCGTCTAACTACTAAAGGTATGCGTATTATCGACAAATTGGGTATCGAAAAGGTTGTTGCTGACCTTCGTGCTCAAGGTCAAAAGATCTAA
- a CDS encoding coniferyl aldehyde dehydrogenase — MNSHTKTSSMTPHLFDRQHLNDILTQQKHAYSRYPLPTAKERIDRLARLKRILVKYQDQFADAINQDYGNRSIGETKIGELLTCLEQIKYYSKNLTNWMKPSKRHIGIIHQPAKAWVQYQPLGVIGIMAPWNYPLLLSVGPLICALAAGNHAMIKISSASAAFGNVLEKALAEAFPKELVAVVNGGGAISDAFCRLPFDKMIFTGSTSVGKTVMAAAAENLVPVILELGGKSPVLVHPSIDLKDVAERIAVGKLWNAGQTCVAPDYMFLPRGKTAEFIEHFKHFVETMYPDITHNQDYTSIINDKQYNRLQGYLEDARNNGANIIEINPRNENAADLRKIAPTILTNVTPDMQIMQNEIFGPLLPIMEYDQIDDVIEFINSRPRPLALYYFDFDQARADYVAQRTHSGHFGQNTVLTHVAQDDLPFGGIGASGMGKYHGPEGFFSLSHERSVMSNPKLYSLKYILPPFNKPIHKLISKTLLR; from the coding sequence ATGAACAGTCACACAAAAACAAGCTCAATGACACCCCATCTTTTTGATCGTCAGCATTTAAACGACATACTGACACAACAAAAACACGCTTATTCGCGCTATCCACTACCGACTGCAAAGGAACGTATCGATCGTTTAGCACGTCTCAAGCGTATCTTAGTTAAGTATCAAGATCAATTTGCTGATGCAATTAATCAAGATTACGGTAATCGTTCCATTGGTGAAACGAAGATCGGTGAACTACTCACCTGTCTTGAACAAATTAAATATTATAGTAAAAATTTGACCAATTGGATGAAACCGTCAAAGCGTCATATCGGAATTATTCACCAACCTGCAAAAGCCTGGGTGCAATATCAACCTTTAGGTGTGATCGGCATTATGGCACCGTGGAATTATCCTTTATTACTTTCAGTTGGGCCTTTAATTTGTGCCTTGGCTGCAGGTAACCATGCCATGATCAAAATTTCGAGTGCATCTGCAGCGTTTGGTAATGTCCTTGAAAAAGCACTTGCTGAAGCTTTCCCAAAAGAATTGGTAGCGGTGGTCAATGGTGGTGGTGCAATTTCTGATGCATTCTGCCGATTACCTTTCGATAAAATGATTTTCACAGGTTCGACATCTGTCGGAAAAACGGTAATGGCTGCTGCAGCTGAAAACTTAGTGCCTGTCATTTTAGAACTTGGTGGTAAGTCCCCTGTGCTGGTTCATCCATCAATCGATTTGAAAGATGTCGCAGAACGTATTGCAGTAGGTAAACTGTGGAATGCAGGCCAAACCTGTGTTGCGCCCGACTATATGTTCTTACCGCGTGGTAAAACAGCTGAATTTATTGAGCACTTTAAACACTTTGTTGAAACCATGTACCCAGATATCACGCATAATCAGGATTACACCTCGATTATTAATGATAAACAGTACAACCGTCTGCAAGGCTATTTAGAAGATGCTCGTAACAATGGGGCAAATATTATTGAAATTAATCCGCGTAATGAAAATGCTGCTGACTTACGCAAAATTGCACCGACCATTCTGACCAATGTCACGCCAGATATGCAAATTATGCAGAATGAAATCTTTGGTCCACTGCTTCCAATCATGGAATATGATCAAATTGACGATGTAATCGAGTTTATTAATAGCCGTCCGCGTCCTCTTGCATTATACTATTTCGACTTTGATCAAGCGCGTGCCGATTATGTCGCACAGCGAACACATTCAGGGCACTTCGGGCAAAATACTGTTCTGACCCATGTTGCACAAGATGACCTGCCATTTGGAGGCATTGGTGCCTCTGGTATGGGCAAGTATCATGGACCTGAAGGCTTCTTCAGTTTGTCGCATGAACGGTCTGTAATGTCCAATCCTAAGCTGTATAGCTTAAAATACATTCTCCCGCCGTTTAATAAGCCGATTCATAAACTGATTTCGAAGACTCTTCTTCGTTAA
- a CDS encoding TetR/AcrR family transcriptional regulator codes for MSHTKTLKTKERILQLSLQLFNERGERSVTTNHIAAELGMSPGNLYYHFRNKNEIIKELMEQYQKQTLEMLALPDDRQLDANDKIHYFQVLSSQLWAYRFLHRDVYHLVENNEDFRRLYPRFAGEVMQQGQKIYKAFVNAGLMEMTDSEIEALIINLWIVLTNWTNFLYMSGHITDSNTLEEKWVWQALRQMVFLEGAYLRGESRQTYESLLNSMGGSELFASLSSIKNTDAESAIQNL; via the coding sequence ATGTCCCATACCAAAACGTTAAAAACCAAAGAACGTATATTGCAGTTGAGTTTGCAGTTGTTTAACGAGCGTGGCGAACGTTCCGTGACCACCAATCATATTGCTGCTGAATTGGGAATGAGTCCTGGCAACTTGTATTACCATTTCCGTAATAAAAACGAGATCATTAAAGAATTAATGGAGCAATACCAAAAGCAAACTTTGGAAATGCTCGCATTACCGGATGATCGTCAACTTGATGCCAATGACAAAATTCACTACTTCCAAGTGTTAAGTAGTCAGTTGTGGGCATATCGTTTTTTACATCGTGATGTCTATCACTTGGTAGAAAACAATGAAGATTTCCGTCGTTTGTATCCGCGCTTTGCGGGTGAAGTGATGCAGCAGGGGCAGAAAATTTATAAAGCCTTTGTAAATGCAGGCTTAATGGAAATGACTGATTCTGAAATTGAAGCACTGATCATTAACTTATGGATTGTGCTGACCAACTGGACCAACTTCCTGTATATGTCGGGCCATATTACCGATTCGAATACCTTGGAAGAAAAATGGGTTTGGCAAGCGCTACGTCAGATGGTGTTCTTGGAAGGTGCGTACTTACGTGGTGAGAGTCGTCAAACCTATGAAAGCTTACTCAATAGCATGGGTGGCTCAGAATTGTTTGCAAGTCTTTCATCGATTAAGAATACGGATGCTGAATCAGCTATTCAGAATCTGTAA
- the purU gene encoding formyltetrahydrofolate deformylase: MNMTTANTARLLITCEDKPGIVQAVSSFLYHQGANITALDQYATEAQGGRYFMRVEFELDNLQSRKESLIQTFAVNVAERYEMQWRLALVSDVKKVGILVSKVDHALLELLWRHARGGLPCEITKVVSNHETLRESVENFGIPFEVVPVNKENKREAYAKIDELMQGNDLLILARYMQILDEEFVQKWEMKVINIHHSFLPAFVGANPYKQAHEKGVKLIGATAHYVTADLDQGPIIEQDVERVNHDFTVEQLRELGQDVERNVLARAVKWHLEDRIIVDGNKTVVFQ, encoded by the coding sequence ATGAATATGACGACTGCCAATACCGCACGTTTATTGATTACTTGTGAAGACAAGCCAGGCATCGTACAGGCTGTGTCTAGCTTCTTATATCATCAAGGCGCAAACATTACTGCACTTGATCAATATGCGACGGAAGCACAAGGCGGGCGTTATTTCATGCGCGTTGAGTTTGAACTCGACAACTTACAAAGCCGTAAAGAAAGTTTAATTCAAACTTTTGCTGTAAATGTTGCAGAACGCTATGAAATGCAATGGCGTTTAGCACTCGTCAGTGATGTGAAGAAAGTCGGGATTTTGGTGTCTAAAGTTGACCATGCCTTACTTGAACTGCTTTGGCGTCATGCGCGTGGCGGTTTGCCATGTGAAATTACCAAAGTGGTTTCAAACCATGAAACACTACGTGAATCGGTTGAAAACTTCGGTATTCCATTTGAAGTTGTGCCAGTAAACAAAGAAAACAAACGCGAAGCTTATGCAAAAATTGATGAGTTGATGCAAGGCAATGACTTGTTGATTTTAGCGCGTTATATGCAAATTCTTGATGAAGAGTTTGTACAAAAATGGGAAATGAAAGTGATCAATATTCACCATTCATTCCTCCCTGCTTTTGTGGGCGCAAACCCTTATAAACAAGCACATGAGAAAGGCGTGAAGTTGATTGGTGCTACAGCGCACTACGTAACAGCAGATCTTGACCAAGGTCCAATCATTGAGCAAGACGTAGAGCGTGTAAACCATGACTTTACTGTTGAGCAATTACGTGAATTGGGTCAGGACGTAGAGCGTAATGTCTTGGCACGCGCAGTAAAATGGCATCTGGAAGATCGTATTATTGTCGATGGCAATAAAACTGTTGTTTTCCAATAA
- a CDS encoding TonB family protein — MSQIAAPQMPTPPNQMKKKAISIVAAVLIGHVGVIWGVSQMKAPELAPIDKKPLKVRFVKLQESPRPLPPKPKAEPKKEPPKPKEVKIVEKPVPAPPKKVEKVQQVQKQTAPKTVTAPPIEAKPTPAPVVPTVVTETKVKPAPAPVTPPAPVTPPAPATPPAPPAPPAPKNVSLGGGVSWLRAPKVSMSPGELRSSCSMVVDITANEQGKVTTATARNSSCSPAVNRKVESAVRRAQLTKYVENGVAYPIRGVEQPFDFQVK, encoded by the coding sequence ATGAGTCAAATTGCTGCGCCCCAAATGCCTACACCGCCGAATCAGATGAAGAAAAAAGCAATCTCTATCGTAGCGGCTGTTTTAATCGGGCATGTGGGTGTGATCTGGGGTGTTAGCCAGATGAAAGCCCCTGAACTGGCTCCTATTGATAAGAAGCCCTTAAAAGTGCGCTTTGTAAAATTGCAAGAATCTCCACGTCCATTACCGCCTAAGCCGAAAGCAGAACCAAAAAAAGAGCCGCCAAAGCCTAAAGAAGTTAAGATTGTAGAAAAACCTGTACCAGCACCACCAAAAAAAGTTGAAAAAGTTCAACAAGTGCAAAAGCAAACTGCACCAAAAACAGTGACAGCACCACCGATAGAAGCAAAACCGACACCAGCACCTGTTGTGCCTACGGTAGTCACTGAAACAAAAGTAAAACCTGCGCCAGCACCTGTTACGCCACCAGCACCTGTTACGCCACCAGCACCGGCTACGCCGCCTGCACCTCCAGCGCCACCTGCACCGAAGAATGTTTCTCTCGGGGGCGGGGTAAGTTGGTTGCGTGCGCCAAAAGTGTCAATGTCTCCAGGTGAACTTCGCTCGAGTTGTTCAATGGTGGTGGATATTACTGCGAATGAGCAAGGTAAAGTAACGACTGCTACAGCACGAAATTCATCATGTAGCCCTGCAGTGAACCGTAAAGTGGAATCTGCAGTGCGACGTGCACAACTCACCAAATATGTTGAAAATGGTGTGGCATACCCAATACGTGGTGTGGAACAACCATTCGATTTTCAAGTGAAATAA
- a CDS encoding MotA/TolQ/ExbB proton channel family protein, producing the protein MNFSVYWQHADAVSKTLYFVLLAMSIATWTIVVLRLLGTRQLKQIAYAQLSEALDKLKAKFAPLAFEQRKAVAEQALLRQIAVEKANAEKGIAVLGTLASIAPFVGLFGTVWGIFHALVAVGRSGQAGLAQVATPVGEALIMTGLGLAVAIPAVLAYNICVRANRTLSNELQDHAHSLLIDTMLQQESAQKAEAKVAQSSLVGGQA; encoded by the coding sequence ATGAACTTTTCAGTTTATTGGCAACATGCAGATGCAGTGAGTAAAACACTGTATTTCGTATTATTGGCAATGTCGATTGCAACGTGGACCATTGTGGTTTTACGTTTGCTTGGTACACGTCAATTAAAACAAATTGCGTATGCTCAATTATCTGAAGCATTAGATAAGCTGAAAGCTAAATTTGCTCCATTAGCATTTGAACAACGTAAGGCAGTGGCTGAACAAGCGCTTTTACGTCAAATTGCTGTTGAAAAAGCCAATGCTGAAAAAGGTATTGCAGTGCTCGGTACATTGGCTTCAATTGCACCATTCGTTGGTTTGTTCGGTACAGTATGGGGTATTTTCCACGCCCTAGTTGCTGTCGGTCGTAGCGGTCAAGCAGGCCTTGCTCAAGTGGCGACACCTGTAGGTGAAGCATTGATTATGACTGGTCTTGGTTTGGCTGTGGCTATTCCAGCAGTATTGGCATACAACATCTGCGTACGTGCAAACCGTACACTGAGCAATGAATTACAAGATCATGCGCATAGCTTATTGATCGATACCATGTTGCAACAGGAATCAGCACAAAAAGCTGAAGCGAAAGTTGCGCAAAGCAGTTTAGTTGGAGGTCAAGCTTAA
- a CDS encoding ExbD/TolR family protein gives MAFQLGEDNDTGMNEMNLIPLIDIMLVLMIIFLVTATVANPSIPLTLPQTDAKVIDLPPENVTISINAQGDVAWNGNVVSLDELESRFNTAGQAQRQPTIVLKADKESRYDVVAQVMSRASGAGLSDIAFATDH, from the coding sequence ATGGCTTTTCAATTGGGTGAAGACAACGATACAGGCATGAATGAGATGAATCTCATTCCCTTGATCGACATTATGTTGGTATTGATGATCATCTTCTTGGTGACAGCAACCGTTGCTAACCCATCAATTCCATTAACCTTGCCGCAAACAGATGCTAAAGTGATCGACTTGCCACCTGAAAATGTCACCATCAGCATTAATGCGCAAGGTGATGTTGCTTGGAATGGTAATGTTGTATCACTTGATGAGTTAGAAAGTCGCTTTAATACTGCAGGGCAGGCACAGCGTCAACCGACCATCGTGCTCAAAGCAGATAAAGAATCACGTTATGATGTGGTTGCTCAAGTGATGTCACGTGCGAGTGGAGCCGGACTCAGTGATATTGCATTCGCAACAGATCATTAA
- the msrA gene encoding peptide-methionine (S)-S-oxide reductase MsrA: protein MQQALLGGGCFWCTEAVFLQVQGIEKVVSGYAGGHTTNPSYDDICRGDTNHAEVILIDFDDSQISFKQILDVFFATHDPTTLNRQGNDVGTQYRSVIFYLSDEQRDQAQEMINTLQAEGIQVVTELSPAPTFYPAEEYHQNFFARNPNQGYCNFAIPPKLNKLRSKFVELLK from the coding sequence ATGCAACAAGCACTGTTAGGTGGTGGCTGCTTTTGGTGTACGGAAGCTGTTTTTTTACAAGTTCAAGGGATTGAAAAAGTCGTCAGTGGCTATGCAGGTGGTCACACAACAAACCCAAGCTATGATGATATTTGTCGCGGCGATACCAACCATGCAGAAGTTATTTTAATCGACTTTGATGACAGCCAAATTAGCTTCAAACAGATTTTAGATGTCTTTTTTGCCACACATGATCCAACCACACTCAATCGTCAAGGCAATGATGTCGGTACACAGTATCGTTCTGTGATTTTCTATTTGAGTGATGAACAACGTGATCAGGCACAAGAGATGATTAATACACTTCAAGCAGAGGGCATACAAGTCGTAACTGAATTGAGTCCAGCACCGACCTTCTACCCTGCTGAGGAATATCATCAAAATTTCTTTGCACGTAACCCAAACCAAGGCTATTGCAATTTTGCCATTCCACCAAAACTGAATAAATTGCGCAGTAAGTTTGTCGAATTACTGAAGTAA
- a CDS encoding META domain-containing protein: MLKKLIATSLLGSSLILTACQSTPVEGPSQTIEAANLLQLQHGTWIATHIGMFEIKSDPSVRNIPSLQFDGTTQRLSGSDGCNRLMGSYTAGRDTLSLSQLATTRMACLNNTSGVEQKFQDALAKVTHYQVFNKTLKLFDRNGNPVLQFTSAVQPR; this comes from the coding sequence ATGCTAAAAAAACTCATAGCCACCAGCCTTTTAGGAAGCAGTCTGATTCTGACCGCTTGTCAAAGTACGCCTGTTGAAGGCCCATCTCAAACAATTGAAGCCGCAAATCTATTACAACTTCAACATGGCACTTGGATTGCTACACATATTGGCATGTTTGAAATTAAAAGCGATCCATCAGTTCGAAATATTCCAAGTTTACAATTTGACGGCACGACACAGCGCCTTAGCGGCTCAGATGGCTGTAACCGCTTAATGGGTAGTTATACGGCTGGACGTGATACATTGAGCTTAAGCCAGTTAGCCACCACACGTATGGCATGCTTAAACAACACCAGTGGTGTGGAACAAAAGTTCCAAGATGCTTTAGCAAAAGTGACCCATTACCAAGTCTTTAATAAGACCCTGAAATTATTCGATCGAAACGGTAATCCTGTCTTGCAATTTACCAGTGCTGTACAACCTCGCTAA
- a CDS encoding Lnb N-terminal periplasmic domain-containing protein, which produces MQTPTNTVVLWLTRLFHAVFVVFVIGSSLWLSLAIWIQQPLGLLFSSVLIVLWIALSCVVLGIYFSRHLISRPLDILIYILIFALSLVWYFNIEARQDRVWNAEVAEMLHYEQQGDLVTLHNVRNFDWHHDGSYTERWETRQFDLNQITGVNVITSYWMGPKIAHTLISFDFADQKPLTFSIEIRKEKDEDFSAIGGFFRKFELSLIASDEKDIVYTRSNIRGEQVYFFPVNMQKNEAKALFNAYLKKADDLRAEPKWYNTLTSNCTTLVFDMVQAVSNKPIPTDYRLIVSGYLPNYLYDLHAIHHEWDIATWYQKAHVNPKVPFGSNISSQQYSELMRKNLKP; this is translated from the coding sequence ATGCAAACACCCACAAATACTGTAGTCCTTTGGCTCACTCGGCTATTTCATGCAGTATTTGTTGTGTTTGTGATTGGCTCTAGTCTTTGGCTGAGTCTTGCCATTTGGATTCAGCAACCTTTAGGTCTGCTGTTCAGTAGCGTTTTAATCGTACTTTGGATTGCACTGAGCTGTGTTGTACTGGGTATTTATTTTAGTCGTCATCTAATTTCACGCCCTTTAGATATTCTCATCTACATTCTCATTTTTGCTTTAAGCTTAGTTTGGTACTTTAATATAGAAGCGCGTCAAGATCGGGTGTGGAATGCTGAAGTTGCTGAAATGCTGCATTATGAACAGCAAGGCGATCTGGTTACCTTACACAATGTCCGTAATTTCGATTGGCATCATGATGGCAGTTATACTGAACGTTGGGAAACACGTCAGTTTGACCTGAATCAAATCACAGGCGTCAATGTGATTACCTCCTATTGGATGGGACCTAAAATTGCACATACCCTCATTAGCTTTGATTTTGCTGATCAAAAACCCCTAACCTTCTCCATCGAAATTCGTAAAGAAAAAGATGAAGATTTCTCTGCGATTGGTGGTTTTTTTAGAAAGTTTGAATTAAGTCTAATCGCGTCTGATGAAAAGGATATTGTCTATACCCGAAGTAATATTCGTGGTGAACAGGTTTATTTCTTCCCGGTTAATATGCAAAAAAACGAAGCCAAGGCCTTGTTTAATGCCTATTTGAAAAAAGCTGATGATTTACGTGCTGAACCTAAATGGTATAACACATTGACCAGCAACTGCACCACATTGGTCTTTGATATGGTTCAGGCTGTTTCGAATAAACCAATTCCAACCGATTATCGACTGATTGTTTCAGGTTACTTGCCTAATTATCTCTATGACTTACATGCTATTCACCACGAATGGGATATTGCAACGTGGTATCAAAAAGCCCATGTAAACCCTAAAGTCCCTTTTGGCAGCAATATAAGTAGTCAACAATATTCGGAATTGATGCGAAAAAATCTAAAGCCTTAA
- a CDS encoding dihydrofolate reductase, producing the protein MAFQGLEVVHVVAMDQQHCIGKGNDLPWHISADLKHFKEITQGGVVVMGRKTLESMGRTLPKRVNWIITRDQNWSFEGAKVAYSIEDALSQAVSDVKASEKPDTVFIIGGGEIFKQTINIADRLELTHVELDVQGDAHYPAIPTEFKKIASESHIDDKTGIAFEFATYRK; encoded by the coding sequence ATGGCATTTCAAGGTTTAGAAGTCGTACACGTCGTCGCAATGGATCAGCAACACTGCATCGGTAAAGGAAATGACTTGCCTTGGCATATTTCAGCCGACCTCAAACATTTTAAGGAAATTACCCAAGGTGGCGTGGTGGTCATGGGGCGTAAGACCCTAGAGTCAATGGGGCGCACCCTGCCAAAACGTGTGAATTGGATTATCACGCGCGATCAAAACTGGTCTTTTGAAGGTGCTAAAGTGGCCTACAGCATTGAAGATGCGTTGTCACAAGCAGTCTCTGATGTAAAAGCATCTGAAAAACCTGACACAGTCTTTATTATCGGTGGCGGTGAAATCTTTAAACAAACGATTAACATTGCAGATCGTCTAGAATTGACCCATGTTGAACTCGATGTTCAAGGTGATGCACATTATCCAGCTATACCAACTGAGTTTAAAAAGATCGCATCCGAGTCACATATTGACGACAAAACAGGCATTGCTTTTGAGTTCGCAACCTACAGAAAATAA
- the thyA gene encoding thymidylate synthase codes for MRQYLDLLQHILDNGGDKGDRTGTGTRSVFGHQMRFDLSKGFPLLTTKKVHFRSIVIELLWFLKGDTNVQYLKDNKVSIWDEWSTAEQTARFGRPEGELGPVYGHQWRNFGATKNEDGSYNQDGFDQIKWLINEIKTNPNSRRLIVSGWNPNEAGKVALPPCHTLFQFFVHNGKLSCQLYQRSADVFLGVPFNIASYALLTHMIAQVCDLDVGDFVWTGGDTHLYANHFEQAQLQLTREPLGLCQLKLNPEIKDLFDFKFEDIEIVGYESHPAIKAPVAV; via the coding sequence ATGCGCCAATATCTTGACCTTTTACAACATATCCTCGACAACGGTGGTGATAAAGGCGACCGTACAGGTACTGGGACACGTTCAGTATTCGGTCATCAAATGCGTTTTGATCTTTCAAAAGGTTTCCCTTTACTTACGACCAAAAAAGTTCATTTCCGTTCCATTGTGATTGAACTTCTTTGGTTCCTCAAAGGCGATACCAACGTTCAGTATTTAAAAGACAATAAAGTCAGCATTTGGGATGAGTGGTCAACAGCAGAACAGACTGCGCGTTTTGGTCGCCCTGAAGGCGAGCTAGGTCCAGTTTACGGTCATCAATGGCGTAATTTTGGCGCGACAAAAAATGAAGATGGCAGCTATAACCAAGACGGTTTTGACCAAATCAAATGGCTCATCAATGAGATTAAAACCAATCCAAATTCACGTCGTTTGATCGTATCTGGTTGGAACCCAAATGAAGCGGGCAAAGTTGCTTTACCGCCGTGTCATACCCTATTCCAATTCTTTGTGCATAATGGCAAATTGTCTTGTCAGTTGTATCAACGTAGTGCGGATGTTTTTTTAGGCGTGCCATTTAACATTGCGAGCTATGCGTTACTCACACATATGATTGCACAAGTGTGTGACTTAGACGTTGGCGATTTCGTTTGGACCGGCGGTGATACACATCTTTATGCCAACCACTTTGAACAAGCACAATTGCAATTAACTCGTGAACCTCTAGGGTTATGTCAGCTCAAACTCAATCCTGAAATTAAAGATTTATTTGATTTCAAATTTGAAGATATTGAAATTGTAGGCTATGAATCTCATCCTGCAATTAAAGCACCTGTTGCTGTTTAA